One Owenweeksia hongkongensis DSM 17368 genomic region harbors:
- the glmS gene encoding glutamine--fructose-6-phosphate transaminase (isomerizing), with product MCGIVGYIGHRNAVPVVLNGLRRLEYRGYDSAGIAVMNEDGLSLIKCKGKVSDLEEKINGTLKESGIGIGHTRWATHGVPNDVNAHPHASNSGKIVLIHNGIIENYASIKEALAGRGVAFKSDTDTEVLVNLIEDIKNAEGISLAKAVRSALNQVVGAYAIAVFEVDNPKKVVVAKKGSPLVLGIGENEFFIASDATPFLEYTKTAVYLEDDEMAVVEIGKEVEVRSIPSNKAIDPYVHQLKMDIEAIEKGGYDHFMLKEIYEQPKSIRDTLRGRLLPEQGLIKMGGVFEYREKIVNAERIIIIGCGTSWHAGLVAEYLFEDLARIPVEVEYASEFRYRNPVITEKDVVIAISQSGETADTLAAIKLAKEKGATIFGICNVVGSSIARETHAGAYTHAGPEIGVASTKAFTAQVAVLALMALRIAHDRGVLKQSYYHQLLTELDSIPEKIEKMLESDAQARHISELYKDAQNFLYLGRGFNFPVALEGALKLKEISYIHAEGYPAAEMKHGPIALIDENMPVVVIAPKSGQYEKIVSNIQEVKARNGKVIAVVSNGDSEIARMADHVIEIEETAEVFSPLLTTIPLQLLSYHIAVMRGCNVDQPRNLAKSVTVE from the coding sequence ATGTGTGGTATAGTAGGTTACATTGGGCATAGAAATGCAGTGCCTGTAGTTTTAAATGGACTTAGAAGGTTGGAATACCGTGGGTACGACAGTGCAGGTATTGCCGTGATGAATGAAGATGGGCTAAGTCTTATTAAGTGTAAAGGAAAGGTTTCAGATCTTGAGGAAAAGATAAACGGAACATTAAAAGAGAGTGGGATTGGAATAGGGCATACCAGATGGGCTACACATGGTGTGCCTAATGATGTAAATGCGCACCCACATGCGTCAAACTCTGGCAAGATTGTTCTTATCCATAATGGAATTATAGAAAACTATGCGTCTATAAAGGAGGCATTGGCTGGTAGAGGTGTGGCTTTTAAAAGTGATACCGATACTGAAGTTTTGGTGAACCTCATTGAGGACATCAAAAATGCCGAAGGAATAAGTTTGGCGAAAGCCGTGCGTAGCGCACTTAACCAAGTGGTGGGCGCGTATGCTATTGCGGTATTTGAAGTTGATAATCCCAAGAAAGTGGTGGTTGCCAAAAAAGGTAGCCCGCTAGTTTTGGGTATTGGTGAGAATGAATTTTTCATTGCTAGCGATGCCACTCCATTTTTAGAGTATACTAAGACAGCTGTATACTTAGAAGATGATGAAATGGCCGTTGTAGAAATTGGCAAAGAAGTAGAAGTTCGCTCTATTCCTAGCAATAAGGCTATTGATCCTTATGTACACCAATTAAAAATGGACATTGAAGCTATTGAAAAAGGTGGCTATGATCATTTTATGCTTAAGGAAATTTATGAGCAGCCAAAGTCTATTCGCGATACTTTGCGTGGACGATTGTTACCAGAGCAAGGCCTTATAAAAATGGGCGGTGTATTTGAGTACCGCGAAAAGATTGTAAATGCTGAGCGTATCATTATTATAGGATGTGGTACCTCATGGCACGCTGGCTTGGTAGCCGAATATCTTTTTGAAGACTTAGCACGTATTCCTGTGGAAGTGGAGTACGCTTCTGAGTTTAGATACCGTAACCCGGTTATTACCGAAAAGGATGTGGTAATCGCTATTAGTCAGTCAGGAGAAACTGCAGATACTTTAGCCGCGATTAAGTTGGCAAAGGAAAAAGGAGCTACCATTTTTGGTATTTGTAATGTCGTAGGATCTTCTATTGCTAGAGAAACCCATGCTGGTGCTTACACCCACGCAGGTCCAGAAATAGGTGTTGCTTCTACCAAGGCATTTACTGCACAGGTAGCTGTATTGGCGCTTATGGCATTGAGAATTGCTCATGATAGAGGTGTGCTCAAGCAATCCTACTATCACCAACTTTTGACTGAGTTGGATAGCATTCCAGAGAAAATAGAAAAGATGCTAGAGAGCGATGCTCAGGCAAGACATATTTCTGAACTATATAAGGATGCTCAAAACTTCCTTTACTTAGGTAGAGGATTCAACTTCCCCGTAGCACTGGAAGGGGCTTTGAAGCTTAAAGAAATCAGTTACATACATGCAGAAGGATACCCAGCTGCAGAGATGAAGCACGGTCCTATTGCGCTTATTGATGAAAATATGCCAGTGGTGGTCATTGCTCCAAAGAGCGGACAATACGAGAAAATTGTAAGTAATATTCAGGAGGTAAAGGCTAGAAACGGTAAAGTAATAGCTGTGGTTAGCAATGGTGATTCTGAGATAGCCCGGATGGCCGATCACGTAATTGAAATTGAAGAAACCGCGGAAGTATTTTCTCCATTATTGACTACTATTCCTTTGCAATTATTGTCTTACCATATCGCGGTAATGCGCGGGTGTAATGTAGATCAGCCCCGTAACTTGGCGAAGTCTGTTACCGTGGAATAG
- the pth gene encoding aminoacyl-tRNA hydrolase yields MKKYLIAGLGNIGEDYAETRHNIGFKILDALAGASNISFKTDRYADVAYLKVKNKELVLIKPSTYMNLSGKAINYWLQHEKIPLQNLLVVVDEIALPFGAIRLKGKGSDGGHNGLKSINQILGRQDYPRLRFGIGNDYPKGGQVNYVLGEWEAQEITDLKPRIELSCGAIETFALAGLNTAMNEYNKK; encoded by the coding sequence GTGAAAAAGTATCTCATAGCCGGATTAGGAAATATCGGTGAAGATTACGCTGAAACCCGTCATAATATAGGTTTTAAAATATTGGACGCACTTGCCGGTGCGTCCAATATTAGTTTTAAGACCGATCGTTACGCTGATGTTGCCTATCTTAAGGTGAAGAATAAAGAGCTGGTTCTTATCAAACCTTCCACCTATATGAACCTTAGCGGCAAGGCCATCAATTATTGGCTACAGCACGAAAAAATTCCTTTACAGAACTTACTGGTAGTGGTTGATGAAATCGCCCTTCCCTTTGGCGCTATACGCCTAAAGGGAAAAGGAAGCGATGGAGGCCACAATGGTTTGAAAAGCATAAATCAAATTCTTGGAAGGCAGGATTATCCTCGTCTTCGTTTTGGTATTGGTAATGACTACCCAAAAGGAGGCCAGGTAAATTATGTACTTGGGGAGTGGGAAGCTCAGGAGATCACGGATCTAAAACCACGAATTGAGCTTTCCTGCGGAGCTATAGAAACCTTCGCCTTAGCAGGTTTAAATACCGCTATGAATGAGTACAACAAGAAGTAA
- a CDS encoding 50S ribosomal protein L25/general stress protein Ctc: MKTIAIEGTLRTELGSKTAKLIRREGNVPCVIYGGEENIHFYTPEPSFKELLYTPEAHLVEINLDGKTYRTVIRDVQYHPVSDAIEHVDFFQTSADKAITIQVPINLVGNSRGVRNGGRLKVNLRKLKVTATEEHLPGHIDIDITEVRIGQSVRVSDVNTDGYEISHEPQRTILTVQTSRNAVDDSDEEGDGEEEATAEGGEATEAAAEA; encoded by the coding sequence ATGAAAACCATAGCCATCGAAGGTACCTTGAGAACTGAGCTAGGCAGCAAAACCGCCAAGCTAATCAGAAGAGAAGGAAACGTACCATGCGTAATTTACGGAGGCGAAGAGAATATCCATTTCTATACTCCTGAGCCAAGCTTCAAGGAATTGCTATACACCCCGGAAGCGCATCTTGTAGAGATCAATCTTGACGGAAAGACTTACAGAACTGTAATCCGTGATGTACAATATCACCCAGTATCTGATGCTATCGAGCATGTAGATTTCTTCCAAACTTCAGCTGACAAAGCTATCACCATTCAAGTGCCTATCAACCTAGTTGGTAACTCTCGTGGTGTGCGTAATGGTGGTCGTTTGAAAGTAAACTTGCGTAAGCTTAAAGTAACAGCTACTGAAGAGCACCTTCCAGGACATATCGATATCGATATTACTGAAGTGAGAATTGGTCAGTCAGTACGCGTAAGCGATGTAAACACTGATGGTTACGAAATTTCTCACGAGCCACAAAGAACTATTCTTACTGTTCAAACTTCTCGTAACGCTGTTGATGATAGCGATGAGGAGGGAGATGGGGAAGAAGAGGCAACTGCTGAAGGTGGCGAAGCTACTGAAGCTGCTGCTGAAGCATAG
- a CDS encoding ribose-phosphate pyrophosphokinase: MVPSAKIFAVRSSQRIAEKMAKAYGQPMGVMEVSEFSDGEFQPSFEETVRGGRVFLIGSTNPPTENLMELLLMIDAAKRASAKHITAIMPYFGWARQDRKDKPRVPVGAKMIAKMLETAGATRVMTMDLHADQIQGFFEIPVDHVFASSLFVPHIKNLGLSDLTIASPDMGGSKRANNYAKWLESEVVICYKQRKKANVIDKMTVIGNVEGRNVVLIDDMIDTAGTLTKAADMLIEQGALSVRAYCTHGVLSGKAMERITNSKLEELVITDTIPHDNLPEKIKVISIAELFANIMHKVHHHESISSHFLE; encoded by the coding sequence GTGGTACCGAGCGCAAAAATTTTTGCAGTAAGAAGTTCCCAGCGCATAGCTGAAAAGATGGCGAAAGCCTACGGTCAGCCTATGGGTGTAATGGAGGTTTCTGAATTCAGCGATGGAGAATTTCAACCATCATTTGAAGAAACGGTTCGTGGTGGTCGTGTATTCCTTATAGGAAGCACCAATCCTCCCACTGAAAACCTTATGGAGCTTTTGTTGATGATTGACGCAGCGAAGCGCGCATCAGCCAAGCATATTACGGCCATCATGCCTTATTTTGGTTGGGCTCGTCAGGACAGAAAAGACAAACCTCGTGTACCAGTAGGTGCTAAGATGATTGCTAAAATGCTGGAAACAGCTGGTGCAACTCGTGTTATGACGATGGATTTGCATGCAGATCAAATACAAGGTTTCTTTGAAATTCCTGTTGACCACGTGTTCGCCTCTTCTCTTTTTGTACCACACATCAAGAATTTAGGCTTAAGCGATTTGACCATTGCATCTCCAGACATGGGAGGTTCAAAAAGAGCTAACAACTACGCCAAGTGGCTGGAAAGCGAAGTAGTGATTTGCTACAAGCAGCGCAAAAAAGCCAACGTGATCGACAAGATGACGGTAATTGGTAATGTAGAAGGTAGAAACGTAGTATTGATTGATGACATGATTGATACTGCTGGCACGCTTACCAAAGCTGCCGATATGCTTATAGAGCAAGGTGCTTTGAGCGTAAGAGCTTATTGTACTCACGGTGTACTTAGTGGCAAAGCCATGGAGCGCATCACCAATTCGAAATTAGAAGAGTTGGTTATCACGGATACTATTCCTCATGATAATCTACCCGAGAAGATAAAAGTGATATCTATTGCCGAACTTTTTGCGAATATCATGCACAAAGTTCACCATCACGAATCAATAAGTTCCCATTTTTTAGAGTAA
- a CDS encoding deoxycytidylate deaminase, whose translation MKKEKQLRYDIAYLRMAREWAELSHCKRRKVGALIVKDRMIISDGYNGTPSGFENFCEDEEGYTKWYVLHAEANAILKVAGSTHSCNGATLYITMSPCKDCSKLVHQAGIKRVVYVEGYKDDSGLKFLEKAGVEVLHLDDIDSEVQ comes from the coding sequence ATGAAGAAAGAAAAACAACTACGATACGACATTGCTTACTTACGTATGGCGCGCGAGTGGGCAGAGCTTAGTCACTGCAAGAGAAGAAAAGTTGGCGCGCTGATTGTAAAGGATAGAATGATTATTTCTGATGGTTACAATGGAACGCCAAGTGGGTTCGAGAATTTTTGTGAAGACGAGGAAGGTTATACCAAGTGGTATGTACTTCACGCGGAAGCGAATGCCATATTAAAGGTGGCGGGCTCAACACACAGTTGTAATGGCGCAACATTATATATCACCATGTCGCCTTGCAAGGATTGTAGTAAGTTGGTGCATCAGGCGGGTATAAAAAGAGTGGTGTACGTAGAAGGCTATAAAGATGATAGTGGATTGAAATTTTTGGAAAAGGCCGGAGTAGAGGTATTACATTTAGACGACATAGATAGTGAAGTACAGTAG
- a CDS encoding S41 family peptidase → MKYSRIIFPIFLSIAMLAGIVIGVFFDFPAKSVALTESTQRENKLRQILNYIDFEYVDNLNTDSILDITISDLLRKLDPHSAYIPQDQVAATEETIKGSFEGIGIEFRIFKDTLTVIRAIEGGPSEKVGIRAGDRILMAADRQMFGEELRNKDVIETLKGESGTRVSLAMYHPLDGTKEVVTVKRGEVPINSVQTVFMVDDSTGYVKLVRFSATTGKEFNKALKQLRKAGAERIIFDLRDNPGGLLSAAREVSDELLGNDEMIVFTKNREGDKNVVKAGSSGLFQDGPLVLLINEGSASASEIVAGAIQDNDRGWVIGRKSFGKGLVQEEMTLNDGSKIRLTTRRYYTPSGRSIQKPFEDYDQSYLQRKGYHDGDSQALNDTLPANKIYRTLNGRPVFGGGGIEPDVKVNLDTSRAGVILYHLAALGNIDNKAFAYVDDHRAEFESLNRKDFMQAFEVTDTVMHYFFSNNADELKKYDENINTLLRARVKAYLGYYLYGNSAFQEAYGQYDPFIKEALRILNENGESPELKELESMVE, encoded by the coding sequence GTGAAGTACAGTAGAATTATATTTCCCATATTTCTGAGTATCGCAATGCTTGCGGGTATTGTGATAGGTGTATTTTTTGACTTTCCTGCGAAAAGCGTGGCACTTACTGAATCTACTCAAAGGGAAAATAAACTACGTCAAATACTGAACTACATTGACTTTGAATATGTGGATAACCTGAATACGGATAGTATTTTGGATATTACCATTTCTGATCTTTTGCGAAAGCTTGATCCGCATAGCGCTTATATTCCACAAGATCAGGTTGCGGCTACGGAAGAAACTATTAAAGGAAGTTTTGAGGGTATAGGTATAGAGTTTCGCATTTTTAAAGATACCCTTACCGTAATCAGAGCTATAGAAGGGGGGCCTAGTGAAAAGGTAGGGATTCGTGCTGGCGATAGAATATTGATGGCAGCCGATAGGCAAATGTTTGGCGAGGAGCTAAGGAATAAGGATGTGATCGAAACCTTAAAAGGTGAATCGGGTACACGTGTTTCGCTGGCAATGTATCACCCTTTGGATGGCACTAAAGAAGTGGTAACGGTAAAACGTGGAGAAGTGCCTATCAATAGTGTACAGACGGTTTTTATGGTGGATGATAGCACAGGTTACGTAAAGCTCGTTCGCTTTTCTGCAACCACTGGTAAAGAGTTTAATAAAGCATTGAAGCAGCTAAGAAAAGCTGGCGCTGAGCGTATAATTTTTGATTTGCGTGATAATCCTGGAGGGTTGCTGTCCGCTGCCCGCGAAGTTTCAGATGAACTTTTGGGGAATGATGAAATGATTGTTTTTACCAAAAACAGGGAAGGCGATAAAAATGTGGTAAAAGCTGGTTCCAGCGGTTTGTTTCAGGATGGTCCATTGGTTCTCCTTATCAATGAAGGATCTGCTTCGGCCAGCGAAATTGTGGCAGGGGCCATTCAAGATAATGATAGAGGCTGGGTAATTGGGCGTAAGTCTTTTGGAAAAGGCCTTGTGCAAGAAGAAATGACTTTGAACGATGGTTCAAAAATAAGACTGACCACCCGGAGATATTATACACCAAGTGGACGCAGTATTCAAAAGCCATTTGAAGATTATGATCAAAGCTATCTGCAAAGAAAGGGCTATCATGATGGGGACAGTCAAGCGCTAAACGACACCTTGCCGGCAAATAAAATTTATAGAACACTCAATGGGCGTCCTGTGTTTGGTGGCGGTGGTATAGAGCCAGATGTAAAAGTAAATTTAGATACCAGTCGGGCTGGTGTTATTTTGTATCACTTGGCTGCTTTAGGTAATATTGATAATAAGGCTTTTGCCTACGTAGATGATCACCGTGCTGAATTTGAAAGCTTAAATCGAAAAGATTTTATGCAGGCCTTTGAGGTGACCGATACGGTGATGCACTACTTTTTTAGCAATAATGCTGATGAGCTAAAGAAGTATGATGAAAATATAAATACTCTGCTGAGGGCACGAGTAAAGGCTTATTTGGGCTACTATCTTTATGGAAATTCAGCTTTTCAGGAAGCCTATGGACAGTATGATCCTTTTATAAAAGAGGCTTTAAGAATCTTAAATGAAAATGGTGAATCTCCAGAGTTGAAAGAGCTGGAGAGTATGGTGGAATAA
- a CDS encoding glycine--tRNA ligase — MNQDELFKKVISHAKEYGFIFPSSEIYDGMQAIYDYGQNGVELKKNIRDYWWKSMVQMHENIVGLDASIFMHPTTWKASGHVDAFNDPMIDNKDSKKRYRADVLLEDYAEKLRQKADKECAKAAKRFGESFDEAMYRETNPRVKGYLDEANETMARMAKGLEDGNLEDVKALIEEKGIACPISGSKNWTEVRQFNLMFGTQMGSTADGATTVYLRPETAQGIFVNFLNVQKTGRMKIPFGIAQTGKAFRNEIVARQFIFRMREFEQMEMQFFVRPGEEMKWYEYWKEQRMKWHSSLGLGEENYRFHDHDKLAHYANAAADIEFNFPFGFKELEGIHSRTDFDLKAHEEHSGKKLQYFDPEINKNYTPYVVETSIGLDRMFLAMLSAAYTEEKLEDGSERTVLKIPMALAPIKVAVLPLLKKDGLPEIARAIISELQLDFNCQYDEKDAIGKRYRRHDAIGTPLCVTVDHQTKEDQTVTIRNRDTMEQERISISELGNRLQTIVSIKTLLKK; from the coding sequence ATGAATCAGGACGAACTATTTAAGAAGGTAATTTCTCACGCCAAGGAGTATGGGTTTATCTTCCCTTCCAGTGAGATATACGATGGTATGCAGGCTATTTATGACTACGGTCAAAATGGTGTGGAGCTAAAGAAAAACATTCGCGACTATTGGTGGAAATCTATGGTGCAAATGCATGAAAACATTGTGGGCCTTGATGCCTCCATATTTATGCACCCTACCACTTGGAAAGCCAGTGGGCACGTTGACGCGTTCAACGACCCAATGATAGATAATAAGGATAGTAAAAAGCGCTACCGTGCGGATGTGTTACTGGAAGACTATGCCGAAAAACTTCGCCAAAAAGCAGATAAGGAATGTGCCAAAGCAGCCAAAAGATTTGGTGAAAGCTTTGACGAAGCCATGTACCGTGAAACCAACCCTCGTGTAAAAGGATACCTTGACGAAGCCAATGAAACAATGGCTCGCATGGCCAAAGGTTTGGAAGATGGCAATCTTGAAGATGTAAAAGCACTGATAGAGGAAAAGGGAATTGCATGCCCAATTTCTGGTTCAAAAAACTGGACAGAGGTTCGTCAGTTCAACCTGATGTTTGGCACCCAAATGGGCTCTACTGCTGATGGTGCTACCACCGTTTATCTGCGTCCGGAAACAGCTCAGGGTATTTTTGTAAACTTCCTTAATGTGCAAAAAACCGGAAGAATGAAGATTCCATTTGGGATTGCCCAAACAGGAAAAGCCTTCCGTAATGAGATCGTTGCACGTCAGTTTATCTTCCGCATGAGGGAGTTTGAACAAATGGAAATGCAATTTTTCGTTCGCCCTGGTGAAGAAATGAAGTGGTACGAATACTGGAAAGAGCAACGTATGAAGTGGCACAGTTCACTTGGATTGGGTGAAGAAAATTACCGTTTTCACGATCACGATAAATTGGCCCATTATGCCAATGCTGCCGCAGATATTGAGTTTAACTTCCCATTTGGATTTAAAGAATTGGAAGGAATCCACAGCCGCACTGACTTTGACCTTAAGGCACACGAAGAACACAGCGGAAAGAAGCTTCAATATTTTGATCCGGAGATCAACAAGAATTACACGCCTTACGTAGTGGAAACTTCCATTGGTTTAGATCGTATGTTCCTGGCTATGCTTTCTGCGGCTTACACCGAAGAAAAACTGGAAGACGGAAGCGAGCGTACTGTTTTGAAAATTCCAATGGCTTTGGCCCCTATAAAAGTTGCGGTACTTCCTCTTTTGAAAAAAGACGGACTACCTGAAATCGCGCGCGCGATTATCAGCGAGCTTCAATTGGACTTCAATTGCCAATATGATGAGAAAGATGCTATCGGAAAACGCTACCGCAGACATGACGCCATCGGAACTCCACTTTGTGTTACCGTGGATCATCAAACAAAAGAAGACCAGACTGTTACCATAAGAAACAGAGACACCATGGAGCAAGAACGCATTTCGATCAGCGAACTCGGAAATAGGCTGCAAACAATTGTAAGTATCAAGACGTTATTAAAAAAATAG